In the Oncorhynchus keta strain PuntledgeMale-10-30-2019 chromosome 29, Oket_V2, whole genome shotgun sequence genome, one interval contains:
- the LOC118362428 gene encoding signal recognition particle 14 kDa protein-like has product MVLLENDSFLTELTRLFQKCRTSGSVAITLKKYDGRTKPVPRKGHPVNYEPADNKCLLRASDGKKKISTVVSSKEVIKFQMAYSNLLRAHMDGLKKKDKKSKSKKTKATQ; this is encoded by the exons ATGGTACTACTTGAAAACGACTCG TTTTTGACGGAGCTGACACGCCTGTTCCAGAAATGCAGGACATCAGGCAGTGTTGCCATCACGTTAAAGAAAT ATGATGGGAGAACCAAACCAGTCCCCAGGAAAGGTCACCCAGTGAATTATGAACCAGCAGACAACAAGTGTCTACTCAGAGCGTCAGATGGCAAGAAGAAAATCAGCACAGTG GTTAGTAGCAAAGAAGTAATCAAGTTCCAGATG GCATACTCTAACCTCCTGAGAGCTCACATGGATGGGCTCAAGAAGAAAGACAAGAAAAGCAAAAGCAAGAAAACCAAAGCCACCCAATGA
- the LOC118362431 gene encoding 5'-3' exonuclease PLD4-like isoform X1 yields MPEMSSPYNHLHDSHVPNVRGSKRLVSVAVAVGCLTAFGALLSFSMYEKSTEEHFQNCKVFQETNTDQNNISEEQSRIILVESIPLYMKYDDNATFGTPVDKAWRDLLSMATYQVDVASFYWTLTGDDININSSTDLPGKNILEQFGALPSRNVSVRVVTSIPSVLTNSTDLHFLRQKGVQVRKVPFGRLTGGVLHSKFWIVDRKHIFLGSANMDWRSLTQVKELGVVIYNCSSLAEDLHKIFESYWVMGHRNSSIPNPWPSKYDTDINKEHPMLLKTDNVSSKIYITASPPTFCPASRTQDLDSILSVISGAQHYIDVAVMEYFPTTRFIHPQRYWPAIDDALKRAAFERNVKVRLLVSCGRDSDPAMLPFLQSLASLNYPGQHISIHVKLSIVPVGNQSEIPHSRVNHNKYMVTDKMAYIGTSNWSADYFNTTAGVGLVVSQHAPHWAWRTQALQGQLRAVFDRDWQSQFTVCLADLGHHPDCALSKG; encoded by the exons ATGCCAGAGATGTCCTCTCCTTACAATCATTTACATGATAGCCATGTTCCCAACGTAAGG GGATCCAAACGGCTTGTTTCAGTTGCTGTGGCAGTGGGATGTTTGACTGCATTCGGGGCACTGCTCTCCTTTTCTATGTATGAGAAGAGCACAGAAGagcatttccaaaactgcaaggTCTTCCAAGAAACAAACACTGATCAAAATAACATTTCTGAAGAGCAAAGCCG TATAATCCTCGTAGAGAGCATTCCCCTGTATATGAAATATGACGACAATGCAACCTTTGGGACCCCAGTGGACAAAGCCTGGAGAGATCTCCTGTCCATGGCAACCTACCAAGTCGATGTGGCTTCCTTCTACTGGACTCTTACCGGTGATGACATCAATATCAACTCTTCCACTGACTTGCCT GGAAAGAACATACTGGAGCAGTTTGGAGCTTTACCTTCCAGAAATGTGTCAGTGAGAGTTGTGACAAGTATTCCCTCTGTGCTGACAAACTCCACAGATCTTCATTTTCTGAGACAGAAAG GAGTCCAAGTAAGAAAAGTTCCCTTTGGGCGTTTGACTGGGGGTGTACTCCACAGCAAGTTCTGGATTGTTGATAGGAAACACATTTTCCTGGGAAGTGCCAACATGGATTGGAGGTCTCTTACACAGGTAAAG GAACTGGGAGTGGTGATCTATAACTGCTCCAGTCTGGCTGAGGACCTCCATAAGATCTTTGAGTCATACTGGGTGATGGGTCATCGCAACAGCTCCATCCCAAACCCTTGGCCCTCCAAGTATGACACTGACATCAACAAAGAGCACCCCATGCTGCTGAAGACTGATAATGTTTCAAGCAAAATCTACATCACA GCCTCTCCTCCCACTTTCTGCCCCGCCTCTCGGACGCAGGACCTTGATTCTATCCTCTCAGTGATCTCAGGGGCACAGCACTACATTGATGTGGCAGTCATGGAGTATTTCCCCACCACACGCTTCATACACCCTCAAAG GTACTGGCCAGCCATTGATGATGCATTAAAGAGGGCTGCTTTTGAGCGGAATGTTAAGGTTCGTCTGCTGGTGAGCTGTGGGCGGGATTCTGATCCAGCCATGCTTCCTTTTCTTCAGTCTCTAGCCTCCCTGAATTACCCTGGCCAGCATATCAGCATTCACGTG aaactgtccattgtgccagTAGGGAACCAGTCAGAGATACCCCACTCTAGAGTAAACCATAATAAATACATGGTGACTGATAAAATGGCATATATTG GGACATCTAACTGGTCAGCTGACTACTTCAACACCACAGCTGGAGTGGGGCTGGTGGTTTCCCAGCACGCACCACACTGGGCCTGGAGGACCCAGGCTCTGCAGGGGCAGCTCAGGGCAGTATTTGACAGGGACTGGCAGTCTCAGTTTACTGTATGTCTCGCTGACTTGGGTCATCACCCTGACTGTGCCCTCTCAAAAGGATAG
- the LOC118362431 gene encoding 5'-3' exonuclease PLD4-like isoform X2 has product MPEMSSPYNHLHDSHVPNGSKRLVSVAVAVGCLTAFGALLSFSMYEKSTEEHFQNCKVFQETNTDQNNISEEQSRIILVESIPLYMKYDDNATFGTPVDKAWRDLLSMATYQVDVASFYWTLTGDDININSSTDLPGKNILEQFGALPSRNVSVRVVTSIPSVLTNSTDLHFLRQKGVQVRKVPFGRLTGGVLHSKFWIVDRKHIFLGSANMDWRSLTQVKELGVVIYNCSSLAEDLHKIFESYWVMGHRNSSIPNPWPSKYDTDINKEHPMLLKTDNVSSKIYITASPPTFCPASRTQDLDSILSVISGAQHYIDVAVMEYFPTTRFIHPQRYWPAIDDALKRAAFERNVKVRLLVSCGRDSDPAMLPFLQSLASLNYPGQHISIHVKLSIVPVGNQSEIPHSRVNHNKYMVTDKMAYIGTSNWSADYFNTTAGVGLVVSQHAPHWAWRTQALQGQLRAVFDRDWQSQFTVCLADLGHHPDCALSKG; this is encoded by the exons ATGCCAGAGATGTCCTCTCCTTACAATCATTTACATGATAGCCATGTTCCCAAC GGATCCAAACGGCTTGTTTCAGTTGCTGTGGCAGTGGGATGTTTGACTGCATTCGGGGCACTGCTCTCCTTTTCTATGTATGAGAAGAGCACAGAAGagcatttccaaaactgcaaggTCTTCCAAGAAACAAACACTGATCAAAATAACATTTCTGAAGAGCAAAGCCG TATAATCCTCGTAGAGAGCATTCCCCTGTATATGAAATATGACGACAATGCAACCTTTGGGACCCCAGTGGACAAAGCCTGGAGAGATCTCCTGTCCATGGCAACCTACCAAGTCGATGTGGCTTCCTTCTACTGGACTCTTACCGGTGATGACATCAATATCAACTCTTCCACTGACTTGCCT GGAAAGAACATACTGGAGCAGTTTGGAGCTTTACCTTCCAGAAATGTGTCAGTGAGAGTTGTGACAAGTATTCCCTCTGTGCTGACAAACTCCACAGATCTTCATTTTCTGAGACAGAAAG GAGTCCAAGTAAGAAAAGTTCCCTTTGGGCGTTTGACTGGGGGTGTACTCCACAGCAAGTTCTGGATTGTTGATAGGAAACACATTTTCCTGGGAAGTGCCAACATGGATTGGAGGTCTCTTACACAGGTAAAG GAACTGGGAGTGGTGATCTATAACTGCTCCAGTCTGGCTGAGGACCTCCATAAGATCTTTGAGTCATACTGGGTGATGGGTCATCGCAACAGCTCCATCCCAAACCCTTGGCCCTCCAAGTATGACACTGACATCAACAAAGAGCACCCCATGCTGCTGAAGACTGATAATGTTTCAAGCAAAATCTACATCACA GCCTCTCCTCCCACTTTCTGCCCCGCCTCTCGGACGCAGGACCTTGATTCTATCCTCTCAGTGATCTCAGGGGCACAGCACTACATTGATGTGGCAGTCATGGAGTATTTCCCCACCACACGCTTCATACACCCTCAAAG GTACTGGCCAGCCATTGATGATGCATTAAAGAGGGCTGCTTTTGAGCGGAATGTTAAGGTTCGTCTGCTGGTGAGCTGTGGGCGGGATTCTGATCCAGCCATGCTTCCTTTTCTTCAGTCTCTAGCCTCCCTGAATTACCCTGGCCAGCATATCAGCATTCACGTG aaactgtccattgtgccagTAGGGAACCAGTCAGAGATACCCCACTCTAGAGTAAACCATAATAAATACATGGTGACTGATAAAATGGCATATATTG GGACATCTAACTGGTCAGCTGACTACTTCAACACCACAGCTGGAGTGGGGCTGGTGGTTTCCCAGCACGCACCACACTGGGCCTGGAGGACCCAGGCTCTGCAGGGGCAGCTCAGGGCAGTATTTGACAGGGACTGGCAGTCTCAGTTTACTGTATGTCTCGCTGACTTGGGTCATCACCCTGACTGTGCCCTCTCAAAAGGATAG